The following coding sequences are from one Perognathus longimembris pacificus isolate PPM17 chromosome 13, ASM2315922v1, whole genome shotgun sequence window:
- the Ddias gene encoding DNA damage-induced apoptosis suppressor protein has translation MIRNLLFILMVILCCRSQYKHMNRRRKFLLASVLDLQNSSFVYPSCQKCYSRIILVSKRFNCPKCGSTGEAENASYRYKLSLKVAESNKLFVITVFGSCLDTFFGLTATALHRYMQHLSTVPKILDNDTTQNLLTEAVETCFLGQSFVFGVMNFEKQCGHGLGSGNFLQQCHDHRREVQALVASQLVQPDTRVSGFTVIDYFQRLLQTSHLNEPKGHLLAVNHSSSALSSIPGSDSTSYLLESHNSNNFSRFWQPSLELTSFVSQLAENGEFSISEQSMAIGTLPQNSKCTSFAEIAGAHSGHDPIQGSWSFVSHMDKNNTAGKMSEELDLKADPPNAVHRGYPNIGVTDSTLPPIQEYLEPSNTESFLSAVQFKSSHSPYDQPHHQHFDVDTTSSLRKKSTCCPPSSPRPEETAGYCQDCDSMIWDDLPLSESLNKFLAVIESEITVTSTDAKSRKRAVVGSTHKCYADHSGSSVTLQIPTGATPPVSSSLDTNVKKSSNKDNHFSNCAPSASIQKDLYQHNTADPVSLNSNESDISKYFLSKTYLSAQSPPSQDLETTVILKKSFRILSHRDEVSLRPRTSESDHSYISAGYLNGCEESHLERNERLAALRPKKYNEVSGLCELEKKQYYRWSDNQGDSFTVCKRLTYPLETLCSSPKRSTNTLKEMPCVHTDTTVTQSSSADLNGSYDASADLFDNIAKNMDATTEITERPQDALLPWETSLGGNYPAESDFLPRSLSANSSQSSQTVFVQRPPASRYPGTCSPPPHLQSDSDNDVEDSQDFVPCSQSTPVAGFHRTRIHGINGTFRNLTAFYCNFDANYKKIKVPPENDKQQIIPGCPKKFKTPTQKSRSHIMSGITPPEDFSHSPVPEYLETDSGEWVPPTTQKALLSDMLGFQDVALRRCRHANNPSDQNELPRKKWKHVKQRAEMCSVKKELKNRTKATDAKQKTPKYNSKRSVWNSKESVLGLGSFSEVRCRLPFSENCPPFMAESTWSPELFS, from the exons GTTTAACTGCCCAAAATGTGGCTCTACTGGTGAAGCTGAAAATGCCAGTTACAGATACAAACTTTCTTTGAAAGTTGCAGAATCAAACAAATTGTTTGTCATCACTGTATTTGGGAGCTGCTTAGATACCTTTTTTGGTCTTACTGCCACTGCTTTGCACAG gTATATGCAACACCTTAGTACAGTTCCAAAGATACTGGATAATGATACAACTCAGAACCTGTTAACTGAAGCAGTTGAAACATGCTTTCTTGGACAAAGCTTTGTTTTTGGAGTGATG AATTTTGAAAAGCAATGTGGACATGGTTTGGGTTCTGGTAACTTCCTACAGCAGTGCCATGACCACAGAAGAGAAGTCCAAGCACTGGTAGCGAGCCAGCTTGTTCAGCCAGACACCCGTGTTTCGGGCTTCACTGTGATCGACTACTTCCAGCGTCTTTTGCAGACTTCCCATTTAAACGAACCCAAAGGCCACTTACTTGCTGTAAATCACTCCAGTAGTGCTCTCAGCAGCATACCTGGCTCTGACAGCACTTCCTATCTTTTGGAGTCCCATAACAGTAATAATTTTTCAAGATTCTGGCAGCCATCACTTGAACTCACTTCCTTTGTCTCACAACTAGCAGAAAATGGTGAATTTTCCATTTCGGAACAAAGCATGGCCATTGGGACGCTTCCCCAAAATAGCAAGTGTACCTCCTTTGCAGAGATCGCCGGGGCCCACAGCGGCCATGATCCCATCCAGGGTTCATGGAGCTTTGTTTCCCATATGGATAAAAACAACACAGCAGGAAAGATGAGCGAGGAACTTGACTTGAAAGCTGACCCACCGAATGCAGTTCACAGGGGTTATCCCAACATTGGAGTTACGGACTCTACTTTACCCCCCATCCAAGAGTACCTTGAGCCAAGTAATACAGAATCCTTCCTCAGTGCAGTACAGTTTAAAAGTAGTCATTCCCCATACGATCAGCCACATCACCAGCATTTTGATGTAGATACCACCAGCAGCCTTCGCAAGAAATCGACATGCTGTCCACCTTCATCACCCAGGCCTGAGGAGACAGCTGGCTACTGTCAGGACTGTGATTCCATGATCTGGGATGACCTGCCATTGTCGGAAAGCCTGAACAAGTTTCTGGCTGTTATCGAAAGTGAGATTACTGTAACCTCGACAGATGCCAAAAGCAGGAAGCGTGCTGTAGTAGGCAGCACCCATAAGTGTTATGCAGACCACAGTGGATCGTCTGTGACTTTGCAGATTCCTACCGGAGCAACACCACCTGTGTCTTCATCATTAGACACAAATGTCAAAAAAAGCTCCAACAAAGACAACCACTTTTCCAACTGTGCACCAAGTGCTAGTATTCAAAAAGATTTATACCAACATAACACAGCAGACCCTGTTTCTTTAAACAGTAATGAAAgcgatatttcaaaatattttctatcaAAGACTTACCTATCAGCTCAGTCTCCACCTTCACAAGATTTAGAAACAACAGTTATTCTTAAAAAGTCTTTCAGGATTCTGTCACATAGGGATGAAGTTTCTCTCAGGCCCCGTACTTCAGAGAGTGACCATTCCTACATCAGTGCCGGATACCTCAATGGATGTGAAGAATCACACTTAGAAAGGAATGAAAGGTTGGCTGCATTGCGTCCCAAGAAGTACAATGAAGTTTCTGGTCTTTGCGAATTAGAAAAGAAGCAGTATTACAGGTGGTCAGACAACCAAGGTGACAGTTTTACAGTCTGCAAAAGACTTACATATCCTTTAGAAACTCTTTGTAGTAGTCCAAAGAGAAGTACAAATACATTGAAAGAAATGCCTTGTGTACATACTGATACGACCGTCACACAAAGCTCTTCTGCTGATCTGAACGGTAGCTACGATGCCTCTGCCGATCTCTTTGATAATATTGCCAAGAATATGGATGCTACAACAGAAATTACAGAGAGACCACAGGATGCTTTGTTACCGTGGGAAACATCTCTGGGTGGAAATTATCCTGCAGAGTCTGACTTTTTACCAAGATCACTTTCTGCAAACTCCAGCCAGTCTTCACAAACAGTCTTCGTGCAAAGGCCGCCGGCCTCTAGGTATCCAGGAACGTGCTCGCCTCCACCACACTTGCAGTCAGATTCAGACAATGATGTTGAAGATAGCCAAGACTTTGTTCCTTGTTCGCAGTCAACACCGGTTGCAGGATTCCACCGAACAAGAATCCATGGGATAAATGGAACTTTCAGAAATTTAACTGCATTTTACTGCAACTTTGATGCtaactataaaaaaataaaggttccTCCTGAAAATGACAAGCAGCAAATAATTCCAGGCTGtccaaaaaagtttaaaacacctacccagaaatccagaagtcacATTATGTCTGGTATTACACCTCCAGAGGATTTCAGTCACTCTCCAGTCCCTGAGTACCTTGAGACTGATAGTGGTGAATGGGTGCCTCCTACCACACAAAAAGCGTTACTTTCTGACATGCTTGGTTTCCAAGACGTGGCTCTGAGGAGGTGCCGCCATGCCAATAATCCCTCTGACCAAAACGAGTTaccaaggaagaaatggaaacatgtcaAACAAAGAGCTGAGATGTGTTCAGTGAAGAAGGAACTTAAGAATAGGACTAAAGCAACAGATGCaaaacagaaaactcctaaatatAACTCTAAGAGGTCAGTCTGGAATTCCAAAGAGTCAGTTCTTGGACTTGGTTCTTTTTCAGAAGTCAGATGTCGCCTTCCATTTTCAGAAAACTGCCCACCTTTCATGGCTGAGAGTACCTGGTCCCCTGAGTTGTTTTCATAA